The Atlantibacter hermannii genomic interval GTTATCGATACCGGCAAAGAACAGCGCGTGATTACTGTTGATGATGAAGGCAAGTTTGTGCCGAAACAGATCCACGTTCTGCATGAATCACAGCAACAGTCCGGCATTGGCTCCGGTCTTAATGAAGGCGATACCGTGGTGGTCAGTGGCCTGTTCCTCATTGACTCCGAAGCCAATATTACGGGCGCGCTGGAACGTATGCGCCACCCTGAAAAAACAGAAAACAGTATGCCAGCAATGTCTGAGCAGCCTGTAAATATGCATTCAGGGCACTGAGGAGACGACGATGATTGAATGGATTATCCGGCGCTCTGTCGCCAACCGTTTCCTGGTCATGATGGGCGCACTGTTTCTCAGCATCTGGGGCACATGGACGATAATTAACACGCCGGTCGATGCGCTGCCTGACCTGTCAGATGTGCAGGTCATTATTAAAACCAGCTATCCCGGACAGGCTCCGCAGATTGTAGAAAACCAGGTCACCTATCCGCTTACCACCACCATGCTGTCCGTACCTGGCGCAAAAACCGTGCGTGGCTTTTCACAGTTCGGTGATTCGTATGTGTATGTCATTTTTGAAGACGGGACCGATCTGTACTGGGCCCGTTCGCGCGTGCTGGAATACCTGAATCAGGTTCAGGGCAAACTGCCTGCGGGTGTGAGCTCTGAAATCGGTCCGGACGCCACGGGAGTGGGCTGGATATTTGAATATGCCCTGGTCGATCGCAGCGGAAAACACGACCTTTCAGAACTGCGTTCTTTGCAGGACTGGTTTCTGAAATTTGAACTGAAGACCATCCCGAACGTGGCTGAGGTAGCCTCGGTTGGTGGCGTGGTGAAGCAGTACCAGATTCAGGTCAATCCGGTAAAACTGTCCCAGTATGGGATCAGCCTGCCCGAAGTGAAACAGGCTCTTGAATCGTCTAACCAGGAGGCCGGTGGTTCATCCGTTGAAATAGCCGAAGCGGAGTATATGGTCCGCGCCAGCGGCTATCTGCAGAGCATTGATGATTTTAATAACATCGTCCTGAAAACAGGCGAGAACGGCGTGCCGGTTTATTTGCGGGATGTTGCCCGCGTGCAGACAGGGCCTGAAATGCGGCGTGGTATTGCCGAACTGAACGGCCAGGGGGAAGTCGCTGGCGGCGTGGTGATCCTGCGGTCGGGTAAAAACGCGCGTGACGTAATCACGGCAGTGAGGGATAAACTGGAGACACTGAAGGCCAGTCTGCCGGAAGGTGTTGAAATCGTGACCACCTACGATCGCAGCCAGTTAATCGACCGGGCGATTGATAACCTCAGTTCCAAACTTCTGGAAGAGTTTTTCGTGGTGGCCATCGTCTGTGCCCTGTTCCTGTGGCACGTACGTTCTGCCCTGGTGGCGATTATCTCTCTGCCGCTTGGCCTGTGTATCGCCTTTATCGTCATGCACTTCCAGGGACTGAACGCCAATATCATGTCGCTGGGAGGGATAGCTATTGCCGTCGGTGCGATGGTGGATGCCGCCATTGTGATGATTGAGAATGCGCATAAACGGCTTGAGGAGTGGGATCATCGGCATCCGGGTGAGCAGATTGACAACGTCACCCGCTGGAAGGTGATTACCGACGCCTCCGTGGAAGTGGGACCCGCACTGTTTATCAGCCTGCTGATCATCACCCTGTCCTTTATTCCTATCTTTACCCTGGAAGGTCAGGAAGGACGTCTGTTTGGCCCGCTGGCATTCACGAAAACGTACTCCATGGCGGGCGCGGCCGCGCTGGCCATCATTGTCATTCCGATCCTGATGGGATTCTGGATCCGGGGAAAAATTCCTGCCGAGACCAGTAACCCCCTGAACCGGGTGCTGATCAAAGCGTATCATCCATTGCTGCTGCGGGTCCTCCACTGGCCAAAAACAACCCTGCTGGTTGCGGCCTTGTCCATTTTCACCGTTGTATGGCCATTGAGTCAGGTGGGGGGGGAGTTTCTGCCGAAGATCAATGAGGGCGACCTGCTGTATATGCCGTCAACATTGCCTGGCGTCTCTCCGGCAGAAGCTGCAGCACTCCTGCAGACGACGGACAAGTTAATCAAAAGCGTTCCTGAAGTGGCCTCTGTATTTGGCAAGACCGGTAAAGCAGAGACCGCAACGGATTCCGCACCGCTTGAAATGGTGGAAACCACGATCCAGCTCAAACCTGAGGATCAGTGGCGTCCCGGCATGACAATTGACAAGATTATTGATGAACTCGACAGGACAGTCCGTTTACCGGGTCTGGCAAACCTCTGGGTGCCGCCTATCCGTAACCGTATTGATATGCTCTCAACCGGGATCAAAAGCCCGATAGGTATCAAAGTGTCCGGGACTGTTCTGTCCGATATCGACGCGACGGCGCAGAGTATCGAGGCGGTAGCCAAAACCGTGCCTGGCGTGGTGTCTGTCCTGGCTGAGCGACTTGAGGGCGGGCGCTACATCGATATCGATATCAACCGGGAGAAAGCCTCCCGCTACGGGATGACGGTAGGTGATGTCCAGCTGTTCGTCTCTTCAGCAATCGGAGGTGCTATGGTGGGTGAGACGGTTGAAGGGGTGGCCCGGTACCCTATTAACATTCGCTACCCGCAGGATTACCGGAACAGTCCGCAGGCGCTGAAACAGATGCCGATCCTGACCCCGATGAAGCAGCAGATCACGCTGGGCGATGTCGCGGATATTAACGTCGTTTCTGGACCAACCATGCTGAAAACCGAAAATGCCCGGCCAGCCAGCTGGATTTATGTTGATGCCCGCGGCAGGGACATGGTGTCGGTGGTTAACGACATTAAGACGGCCATCAGCGAGAAAGTGAAACTGAGACCGGGAACCAGTGTGGCATTCTCCGGACAGTTTGAACTGCTTGAGCATGCCAACAAGAAACTGAAGCTGATGGTGCCGATGACGGTGATGATCATTTTCATCCTGTTGTATCTGGCATTCCGCCGGGTTGACGAAGCCCTGCTGATCCTGATGAGCCTGCCGTTCGCCCTGGTTGGCGGAATATGGTTCCTGTACTGGCAGGGCTTCCATATGTCAGTGGCGACCGGAACCGGGTTTATCGCCCTGGCCGGGGTGGCAGCAGAGTTTGGCGTGGTCATGCTGATGTATCTGCGTCATGCCATTGAAGCGCACCCGGAATTGTCCCGTAAAGAGACGTTCACACCGGAAGGTCTTGATGAAGCCCTCTATCATGGTGCCGTACTGCGTGTCCGGCCGAAAGCCATGACCGTGGCGGTGATCATTGCGGGTCTGCTGCCAATACTCTGGGGAACCGGCGCAGGTTCAGAAGTCATGAGCCGTATTGCTGCGCCAATGATTGGTGGGATGATCACGGCTCCGCTGCTGTCCCTGTTCATTATTCCTGCCGCCTACAAATTAATCTGGCTGCGCAGACATAAAAAAAGCGTGTCATAACCCTGAAAGGGCGCCCCCCAGTGGGCGTCCTTCTGCACTGATTCACCCTGACGTCAGGGTTTATATCGATAATATACAGAGGTGAGTATGAAAAAAGTGGTTCTAATGGCCCTGGCTCTCGGCCTGTCACTGCCTGCAATGGCGAGTGAAAAAGTCATTGATATGTACAAATCTGAAAACTGTGGCTGTTGTTCCCTGTGGGGCAAAGCGATGGAAAAAGACGGGTTCGAAGTGCGAACTCACGTCATGAATGATCAGGCGCTGTCAGCCCTGAAAGAAAAGCATGCTGTTCCTGCTGGACTACGAAGTTGTCATACCGCGGTTGTAGGTAATTTGATCATTGAAGGCCATGTGCCTGCGGCAACGATACATAAGGCCATGCAGTCTGGTTCGGGTATATACGGTCTCGCCACCCCCGGTATGCCAGCAGGAAGTCCGGGAATGGAGATGGGGGCCCGAAAAGAGGCTTACGATGTTATCGCATTCTCACCGGAGGGCAGTAAAAAAGTCTTCCAGCGAATCGAATAGTCAGCGGAACGGCTGATAACGGGACGCCGGCAGCAGGCACTCTTATGCCGGCGGCATTCGTGGTAATCGCATCCATGACATATCCTGAAGACAGAAAATGCTTCAGATATGCATAAGGAGAGTTACTGTGAAAAATGACAATGCAGTGGAACATAACAACCAGACTGCTTCTGAGCAGACATCATCCCCGGACGAGAGTCACGCATTGCATAAGGTGAGAGATCCCGTGTGCGGGATGGTCATCCTGCCTGACAAGGCGCACAGCAGCATTCGATACCAGGACCATCAGCTTTATTTCTGCTCCGCCAGCTGTGAGAGCAAATTTAAAGCCCATCCCGATCATTATTTTACCGAAGATGCCAGTGAACATCACCATCACCACGACCACCATGAAGTCAGCCCTGATAAGATAAAACAGTCTCACCGCCAGGCGGAGAAAGAGATTTCTGCAGGTGTGTGGACATGTCCGATGCATCCGGAGATACGCCGTAGTGGTCCCGGAAGCTGTCCTGTCTGTGGAATGGCACTGGAGCCGCTCGTAGCTACGGCATCCACGGGACGAGTGATGAACTTCGCGACATGACAAGACGCTTCTGGCTGGGGTTGTTGCTGGCGTTTCCGGTTCTGATACTCGAAATGGGTTCTCATCTGTTTCCCGCTTTGAGGAATACAGTACCGCCACAGTACAACACATGGCTGCAGTTACTTCTGGCCTCTCCTGTCGTTTTGTGGTGTGGCTGGCCATTCTTCGCCCGGGCCGGAATGTCGTTACGTAACCGCTCCCTGAATATGTTTACCCTTGTTGCAATGGGGACCGGCGTAGCCTGGGTTTACAGCGTCATTGCAACCGTCTTCCCCTCCTGGTTTCCTGCATCGTTCAGAAACATGGATGGCCTGGTGGCCATTTATTTTGAAGCCGCAGCTGTTATTACGGTGCTTGTTCTGCTGGGACAGGTCCTTGAATTGCGGGCAAGGGAACAAACCTCAGGTGCCATTACTGCGCTTCTTAACCTTGCCCCCAAAACCGCCAGGCGGCTGGATCAAGACGGTCATGAAACGGATATTAATGCGGAAGATGTCCTGCCTGGCGATAAGCTCCGCATCAGACCTGGAGAGAGTATTCCGGTCGACGGTATCGTGGTCGAAGGCAAAACAACCGTGGATGAATCGATGGTGACCGGGGAGTCTATGCCGGTTACCAAAACGGAGGGTGAACCCGTCATTGGGGGGACGATTAATCAGACAGGTAGTCTTATCATCCGTGCAGAGAAAGTCGGTGATGAAACGATGCTCTCACGAATTGTTCAGATGGTCGCTGATGCACAGCGTTCGCGGGCCCCCCATCCAGAGAATGGCTGACAGCGTTTCAGGCTGGTTTGTTCCTCTGGTGATACTTATCGCGGTTGTTGCTTTCATGATCTGGTCTGTCTGGGGGCCCGAGCCCAGGATGGCGCACGGTCTCATTGCGGCTGTGTCGGTCCTGATTATTGCCTGTCCCTGCGCGCTGGGGCTGGCCACGCCGATGTCGATAATGGTGGGGGTGGGCAAAGGAGCCCAGGCCGGGGTGTTAATTAAGAATGCCGAAGCCCTTGAGCGTCTTGAAAAAGTGGACACGCTGGTTGTCGACAAAACAGGCACGCTCACGGAAGGTTCGCCGACGGTGACAGGGATTATCAGTCTCAATCCGGGTGGGGAAACATCTCTTTTGCGTGTAACGGCCGCAGTGGAAAAAGGCTCGCAGCATCCGCTGGGTATGGCAGTAGTTAAAGCAGCACAGGAAAAGGGGATCGCAATACCCGCAGTCACTCATTTCAATGCGCCGTCGGGTAAAGGTGTCTCAGGCGATGTCGAAGGTCAACGGGTTGTTATTGGTAATGAACTGGCTATGCAGGAAAACAGTATCGTTATTGATAATCAAAAGGCCGTTGCGGATACGTTGCGGATGGAAGGTGCTACCGTTATCTATGTGGCCACAGACGGGCACCTTGCAGGCCTGATAGCTATCTCGGATCCCGTGAAAGCAACCACGCCGGATGCGCTTAAAGCTTTGCGTCAGGCGGGGATCCGCATCGTTATGCTCACCGGGGATAACCAGCTTACCGCTGAAGCAGTCGCACGGAAACTGGGAATAGATGAGGTTGAAGCCGGGATTCTGCCGGATGGCAAAAAAGCAGTGATAACCCGACTGAAAGCGTCTGGCCATGTGGTTGCGATGGCCGGAGACGGTGTGAATGATGCCCCGGCGCTGGCAGCGGCTGACGTGGGAATAGCCATGGGAACGGGTACAGATGTGGCAATTGAAAGTGCCGGAGTCACCCTTCTCAAAGGCGACCTGATGATACTGAACAGGGCCCGTCATCTGTCAGAGATCACCATGAAAAATATCCGACAGAATCTGTTTTTTGCATTTATCTACAACGCACTTGGCGTGCCTGTGGCTGCAGGCCTGCTTTATCCTGTGTATGGAATACTGCTGTCGCCAGTTATTGCGGCGGCGGCCATGGCTCTTTCCTCCGTCAGCGTCATTGTGAATGCGTTGCGTCTGAAAAGTGTCAGGCTCGGGAAATAACACTGAGTGAAGGGGCTGTTACGAACAGAAGGAGTCCAGTATGAAAAGTACCACCTATGCGCTTATTGCTGTCGCCGCGATCGCGGCATTTGCCCTCCTGCGCGAACACTGGTCACATGTGGCAGGTTACTGGCCATATCTGTTATTGCTGGTCTGCCCGCTAATGCATCTTTTCCACGGCCACGGAGGGCATGGAGATCATCAACATCAAGGAAGTGAAAACGATAAAAAAAATTAATCCGGCAGACGGGGCCGCGTCGCGGCCCCGTTATCAGTCCAGGTATCGTTCGTAGTCTCTGGCATGCGCAAAGGCATGCTGTTCAAGTTTGTTATCAGCGGGTGCCGCTGCCCGGAACGCCAGTGAGTTAACAGGATTGTTATTGATGACCAGCTCGTAATGCAGATGAGGACCGGATGAACGTCCGCTGTTACCGGATAACGCAATAGCGCCTCCCCGGGTAACCCTGGCCCCTTTAGTAACGAGTATTTTATTGAGGTGGAGATAGCGAGTTTTAACACCGGCTTTTCCTGTTACTTCAACAAAATATCCCATGGTGCTGTTGTATTCGGCCCGGGTGATTTTTCCGTCGATGACGCTGACTATTTTCGTGTTCATGGGCATGGAATAATCAATGCCATTATGGGGACTCACTTTTCCCGATACCGGGTTAAGTCTTGCAGGATTGAAAGGCGAACTGAGTCTTGCTGTGGCCGATAACGGATAATCGAGACTGCCTTTCCCGGAAGTATCGGAAAGGTTATAGAACTTTTTATCTGATATACGATACGCCGTGTAATTAAATGAACCGGACGTAAATTTATAGGCCACGACACGTGATTTTCCCGCTTTCTTTTGCAGTACGAGTTTTAATGATTCATTTTTTTTCAAATGCCGCAGATTAAACCGGGAAGGCAAGGAGCGCTGAAGGGTAGCGATCTCGTTCGATTCCAGCCCCGAGCGGGTGGCTGAAAGGTAGGCATTTTCTTTTACGACATCGGTAGAATACATTTACTGGAATTCGCCGTTAGCATGAACACTGCGGCGTATGCTAGGGGTTTTCAGGAGGCGTGTCATCTGTCAGTTAATCGGGAGCACCGTTGATGGTCGTCATTTTTGTAACATATCTTGTTTCCCGTTTGCTCCTGAAGATCTGGGAACTGTATGACCAGCCTGACGGTGATGATTAACGGGACTGAAACAGGTTACGGCAGAGCAATATGGGGCTCATGTCCTGCTACGTAACCCGTCAGTAAAGCCCTGCTAAGCACTAACCCGCCTGCAGTTACCTGGAGGAATACAGGCCGCGAAGCTTTCTTGCCTGTGTCTGATGAGCTTCCGCACCGGCATTATTGACCTGCTCATGCACGAGGGCGGCTTTCTCTCCGGCATTCAGTTCGTTAAAAGAAGAAGAGGAGGTCTTTGAATTTACACCACTGTCGGACAGCATTTTTTTATGTTCCTCAATCATTTTCTTATGTGCATAGGACGCGCTGTTGTTCATAAATGAATGAGCAACAATGGCCCTTTCATGTTCATTCATTTCAGAGAATGAGGGCGTGTTGTTTTTATTAACCCTGTCCGGTAAGTTTTCATGCGTCGAGGAATTCACATGACTGACGGCTGAGGCATTATTAACAAATCGATGTGCTTCATGGGCAATATCACTGGACTGAGCAAAAGCTGCCCCACAAAATAAAGCTGTAAACGCAGTGGTCGTGATTAATATATTCATGTGTAATTACCTTCTGAGGTACATAAAAGATGTCCTTATGATCATATATAAAAATAATCAACCTGTGGGGAAGATGACGTAAATGTAATACAGCTATGTACATTACACGATTGTAATGAATTTGTTTCTTAAGGTGTGCTAGATTCATTTCATTGTAAGTGGATGAACCAGTAATTTAATTTAAATCGGTTCTCGAATTCTGTCAGTAACCATACTTTAAATAAGGGAATGCGCATGCTGTTGAAAACGTCTCGACGAACTTTCCTGAAGGGGTTAACCCTCTCTGGCGTAGCCGGAAGTCTTGGCGTATGGAGTTCAATGCGCGTTCCAGTCTGAGCCTGCCAGTTGCCGCATCCCTGCAGGGTACTCAGTTTGACCTGACCATTGGTGAAACGGCCGTCAATATCACGGGCAGTGAGCGTCAGGCCAAAACAATCAATGGAGGCCTGCCGGGGCCCGTTCTTCGCTGGAAAGAAGGTGACACCATTACCCTGAAGGTCAAAAACCGTCTTAATGAACAGACGTCCATTCACTGGCACGGCATTATTCTTCCGGCCAATATGGATGGTGTTCCGGGGCTGAGTTTTATGGGCATAGAGCCTGATGATACCTACGTTTACACCTTTAAGGTTAAGCAGAACGGGACTTACTGGTACCACAGCCATTCCGGTCTGCAGGAACAGGAGGGGGTATACGGTGCCATTATCATCGATGCCAGGGAGCCAGAACCGTTTGCTTACGATCGTGAGCATGTGGTCATGTTGTCTGACTGGACCGATGAAAATCCTCACAGCCTGCTGAAAAAATTAAAAAAACAGTCGGATTACTACAATTTCAATAAACCAACCGTTGGCTCTTTTTTCCGCGACGTGAATACCAGGGGGCTGTCAGCCACCATTGCCGATCGGAAAATGTGGGCTGAAATGAAAATGAATCCGACTGACCTCGCGGATGTCAGTGGCTACACCTACACCTATCTCATGAACGGGCAGGCCCCGCTGAAAAACTGGACCGGACTGTTCCGTCCCGGTGAAAAGATACGCTTACGGTTTATCAACGGCTCGGCAATGACCTATTTCGATATCCGTATCCCCGGGCTGAAAATGACGGTCGTGGCTGCAGATGGCCAGTATGTAAACCCGGTTACCGTTGACGAATTCAGGATTGCCGTTGCCGAAACCTATGATGTCATTGTGGAGCCTCAGGGTGAGGCCTATACCATCTTCGCACAATCCATGGACAGGACCGGTTACGCTCGAGGGACACTGGCCACGAGAGAGGGGTTAAGTGCTGCCGTTCCCCCCCTCGATCCCCGTCCTCTGTTGACCATGGAAGATATGGGTATGGGGGGAATGGGACATGATATGGCAG includes:
- a CDS encoding Exported protein: MKKVVLMALALGLSLPAMASEKVIDMYKSENCGCCSLWGKAMEKDGFEVRTHVMNDQALSALKEKHAVPAGLRSCHTAVVGNLIIEGHVPAATIHKAMQSGSGIYGLATPGMPAGSPGMEMGARKEAYDVIAFSPEGSKKVFQRIE
- the silP_2 gene encoding cation-transporting P-type ATPase — protein: MTRRFWLGLLLAFPVLILEMGSHLFPALRNTVPPQYNTWLQLLLASPVVLWCGWPFFARAGMSLRNRSLNMFTLVAMGTGVAWVYSVIATVFPSWFPASFRNMDGLVAIYFEAAAVITVLVLLGQVLELRAREQTSGAITALLNLAPKTARRLDQDGHETDINAEDVLPGDKLRIRPGESIPVDGIVVEGKTTVDESMVTGESMPVTKTEGEPVIGGTINQTGSLIIRAEKVGDETMLSRIVQMVADAQRSRAPHPENG
- the cusA_1 gene encoding copper/silver efflux system, membrane component codes for the protein MIEWIIRRSVANRFLVMMGALFLSIWGTWTIINTPVDALPDLSDVQVIIKTSYPGQAPQIVENQVTYPLTTTMLSVPGAKTVRGFSQFGDSYVYVIFEDGTDLYWARSRVLEYLNQVQGKLPAGVSSEIGPDATGVGWIFEYALVDRSGKHDLSELRSLQDWFLKFELKTIPNVAEVASVGGVVKQYQIQVNPVKLSQYGISLPEVKQALESSNQEAGGSSVEIAEAEYMVRASGYLQSIDDFNNIVLKTGENGVPVYLRDVARVQTGPEMRRGIAELNGQGEVAGGVVILRSGKNARDVITAVRDKLETLKASLPEGVEIVTTYDRSQLIDRAIDNLSSKLLEEFFVVAIVCALFLWHVRSALVAIISLPLGLCIAFIVMHFQGLNANIMSLGGIAIAVGAMVDAAIVMIENAHKRLEEWDHRHPGEQIDNVTRWKVITDASVEVGPALFISLLIITLSFIPIFTLEGQEGRLFGPLAFTKTYSMAGAAALAIIVIPILMGFWIRGKIPAETSNPLNRVLIKAYHPLLLRVLHWPKTTLLVAALSIFTVVWPLSQVGGEFLPKINEGDLLYMPSTLPGVSPAEAAALLQTTDKLIKSVPEVASVFGKTGKAETATDSAPLEMVETTIQLKPEDQWRPGMTIDKIIDELDRTVRLPGLANLWVPPIRNRIDMLSTGIKSPIGIKVSGTVLSDIDATAQSIEAVAKTVPGVVSVLAERLEGGRYIDIDINREKASRYGMTVGDVQLFVSSAIGGAMVGETVEGVARYPINIRYPQDYRNSPQALKQMPILTPMKQQITLGDVADINVVSGPTMLKTENARPASWIYVDARGRDMVSVVNDIKTAISEKVKLRPGTSVAFSGQFELLEHANKKLKLMVPMTVMIIFILLYLAFRRVDEALLILMSLPFALVGGIWFLYWQGFHMSVATGTGFIALAGVAAEFGVVMLMYLRHAIEAHPELSRKETFTPEGLDEALYHGAVLRVRPKAMTVAVIIAGLLPILWGTGAGSEVMSRIAAPMIGGMITAPLLSLFIIPAAYKLIWLRRHKKSVS
- the silP_1 gene encoding cation-transporting P-type ATPase, translated to MKNDNAVEHNNQTASEQTSSPDESHALHKVRDPVCGMVILPDKAHSSIRYQDHQLYFCSASCESKFKAHPDHYFTEDASEHHHHHDHHEVSPDKIKQSHRQAEKEISAGVWTCPMHPEIRRSGPGSCPVCGMALEPLVATASTGRVMNFAT
- the copA_1 gene encoding Copper resistance protein A precursor, with product MEFNARSSLSLPVAASLQGTQFDLTIGETAVNITGSERQAKTINGGLPGPVLRWKEGDTITLKVKNRLNEQTSIHWHGIILPANMDGVPGLSFMGIEPDDTYVYTFKVKQNGTYWYHSHSGLQEQEGVYGAIIIDAREPEPFAYDREHVVMLSDWTDENPHSLLKKLKKQSDYYNFNKPTVGSFFRDVNTRGLSATIADRKMWAEMKMNPTDLADVSGYTYTYLMNGQAPLKNWTGLFRPGEKIRLRFINGSAMTYFDIRIPGLKMTVVAADGQYVNPVTVDEFRIAVAETYDVIVEPQGEAYTIFAQSMDRTGYARGTLATREGLSAAVPPLDPRPLLTMEDMGMGGMGHDMAGMDHSQMGGMDNSGEMMSMDGADLPDSGTSSAPMDHSSMAGMDHSRMAGMPGMQSHPASETDNPLVDMQAMSVSPKLNDPGIGLRNNGRKVLTYADLKSRFEDPDGREPGRTIELHLTGHMEKFAWSFNGIKFSDAAPVLLKYGERLRITLINDTMMTHPIHLHGMWSDLEDENGNFMVRKHTIDVPPGTKRSYRVTADALGRWAYHCHLLYHMEMGMFREVRVEE
- a CDS encoding Protein of uncharacterised function (DUF2933) encodes the protein MKSTTYALIAVAAIAAFALLREHWSHVAGYWPYLLLLVCPLMHLFHGHGGHGDHQHQGSENDKKN
- the lytM_1 gene encoding peptidase: MYSTDVVKENAYLSATRSGLESNEIATLQRSLPSRFNLRHLKKNESLKLVLQKKAGKSRVVAYKFTSGSFNYTAYRISDKKFYNLSDTSGKGSLDYPLSATARLSSPFNPARLNPVSGKVSPHNGIDYSMPMNTKIVSVIDGKITRAEYNSTMGYFVEVTGKAGVKTRYLHLNKILVTKGARVTRGGAIALSGNSGRSSGPHLHYELVINNNPVNSLAFRAAAPADNKLEQHAFAHARDYERYLD
- the silP_3 gene encoding cation-transporting P-type ATPase, with protein sequence MAHGLIAAVSVLIIACPCALGLATPMSIMVGVGKGAQAGVLIKNAEALERLEKVDTLVVDKTGTLTEGSPTVTGIISLNPGGETSLLRVTAAVEKGSQHPLGMAVVKAAQEKGIAIPAVTHFNAPSGKGVSGDVEGQRVVIGNELAMQENSIVIDNQKAVADTLRMEGATVIYVATDGHLAGLIAISDPVKATTPDALKALRQAGIRIVMLTGDNQLTAEAVARKLGIDEVEAGILPDGKKAVITRLKASGHVVAMAGDGVNDAPALAAADVGIAMGTGTDVAIESAGVTLLKGDLMILNRARHLSEITMKNIRQNLFFAFIYNALGVPVAAGLLYPVYGILLSPVIAAAAMALSSVSVIVNALRLKSVRLGK
- the pcoE_1 gene encoding PcoE — translated: MNILITTTAFTALFCGAAFAQSSDIAHEAHRFVNNASAVSHVNSSTHENLPDRVNKNNTPSFSEMNEHERAIVAHSFMNNSASYAHKKMIEEHKKMLSDSGVNSKTSSSSFNELNAGEKAALVHEQVNNAGAEAHQTQARKLRGLYSSR